TCTTTCACCTGATCGCGGAGGCGCCGGCATGAGCGGTTTCGTCAGTTTCGTGGGCTCCGGCCCCGGCGACCCGGAGCTTCTGACGCTGAAGGCGGTGGACCGGCTGAAGCGCGCCGATGCGGTGCTGTTCGACGACCTGTCCTCGGGCCCGGTGCTGAGCCATGCACGCAAGGGCGCGGATCTGGTGGGCGTCGGCAAGCGCGCCGGGCGGCCCTCGCCGCGCCAGCATCATGTGAGCCGGCTGCTGGTAGATTATGCGCAGACCGGCCAGCGGGTGGTACGGCTGAAATCCGGCGATGGCGGGCTCTTCGGTCGGCTGGAGGAAGAGCTGGTGGCGCTGCGCGAGGCGGGCATTCCCTATGAGATCGTGCCCGGTGTGCCCTCCGCCGTGGCCGCCGCCGCCTGCGCCGGCATACC
The window above is part of the Salipiger abyssi genome. Proteins encoded here:
- the cobA gene encoding uroporphyrinogen-III C-methyltransferase encodes the protein MSGFVSFVGSGPGDPELLTLKAVDRLKRADAVLFDDLSSGPVLSHARKGADLVGVGKRAGRPSPRQHHVSRLLVDYAQTGQRVVRLKSGDGGLFGRLEEELVALREAGIPYEIVPGVPSAVAAAACAGIPLTRRLTARRVQFVTGHDAGGALPEDLDLAALADPGTFTVVFMGKRTFPALVEKLVAHGLPGDTPALLAEAVSTPEQRLHRSTVASLADELAAGRSERPALILYGPLAELGVGFD